One Bermanella sp. WJH001 genomic region harbors:
- the gshA gene encoding glutamate--cysteine ligase: MSQLIPFDQVLSHLQDIQPAALRFSRGIEKEGLRVNSDAHINQVPHPNELGSTLTHPHITTDYSEALLEFITPVKQNADEVLAFLDESQRFSYQYLPQQYIWPASMPGVINDELEVPIAHYGQSNVGILKHVYRHGLWHRYGRKMQCIAGLHYNFSVSDELWQAVANWQGETLDKDFVSKGYFGLIRNFRRYSWLLLYLFGASPAVDASFLEGEEHNLEKWDANTLYAPYATSLRMSGLGYQNNAQDGLFVCFNGLPTYTKTLKMAMQQSVPAYETMGVEQDGIFKQLNTNLLQIENEYYSDVRPKRNSKNGEKPLTALNEHGVEYIEVRCLDLNPFEPLGANRDQINFMDLFLAYCLLSPSERLSESECNEVSENQKHVVMEGRDPEFKLKRHGKDVSLKEWGQELLNNMTPLAELLDAKNENHDFKIALGVMQQRVDNVALTPSAQVLASMKQNHQSFSEFALQQAKQVAEYFKTPVSDEQNAHWLSLAQQSKQKQHEIEAADSMSFKQYLAEYLVKS; the protein is encoded by the coding sequence TTGTCTCAATTAATCCCGTTTGATCAAGTACTCTCCCATTTGCAGGATATACAACCTGCAGCCTTGCGCTTCTCCCGTGGTATTGAGAAAGAAGGTCTACGGGTAAATAGTGATGCCCATATCAATCAAGTGCCTCACCCAAATGAGTTGGGTAGCACGTTAACGCATCCCCATATCACAACGGATTACAGCGAAGCATTGCTTGAGTTTATTACACCGGTAAAACAAAACGCCGATGAGGTTTTAGCGTTTTTAGATGAATCTCAACGCTTTAGTTACCAGTATTTACCTCAACAATATATTTGGCCAGCCTCTATGCCTGGTGTGATCAATGATGAGCTTGAGGTGCCTATTGCCCACTATGGTCAGTCAAATGTGGGCATACTTAAACACGTTTATCGTCATGGTTTGTGGCATCGTTATGGTCGCAAGATGCAGTGTATCGCTGGTTTGCATTACAACTTTTCGGTTTCTGATGAGCTGTGGCAAGCCGTTGCAAACTGGCAAGGTGAAACCTTAGATAAAGATTTTGTCAGCAAAGGTTACTTTGGTTTGATACGTAACTTCCGTCGCTATTCTTGGTTGCTGTTGTATTTGTTTGGTGCAAGCCCTGCGGTGGATGCTAGCTTTTTAGAAGGGGAAGAGCACAACCTAGAAAAGTGGGATGCCAATACTTTGTATGCGCCTTATGCCACTAGCTTACGCATGAGTGGTTTGGGTTATCAAAACAATGCACAAGATGGATTGTTTGTCTGTTTTAACGGGCTACCAACGTATACCAAAACCCTAAAAATGGCCATGCAGCAATCAGTACCCGCCTATGAAACCATGGGTGTTGAACAAGATGGTATTTTTAAACAGTTGAATACCAACTTGCTGCAAATAGAAAATGAATATTATTCGGATGTTCGACCTAAGCGAAACAGTAAAAACGGTGAAAAGCCGTTAACCGCTTTAAACGAGCATGGTGTTGAATATATTGAAGTTCGTTGTTTGGATTTAAATCCGTTTGAGCCATTAGGTGCCAATCGAGATCAGATTAATTTTATGGATTTATTTTTAGCATATTGCTTATTAAGCCCAAGTGAACGTTTATCTGAAAGTGAATGCAATGAAGTATCTGAAAACCAAAAACACGTGGTAATGGAAGGCCGAGATCCTGAATTTAAACTTAAGCGCCATGGCAAAGACGTGAGCTTAAAAGAGTGGGGTCAAGAACTGCTCAATAATATGACACCACTGGCAGAATTATTAGATGCAAAAAATGAAAACCATGATTTTAAAATTGCGTTGGGTGTGATGCAGCAGCGAGTGGATAACGTGGCGCTCACTCCCAGTGCACAAGTACTGGCCAGTATGAAACAAAACCATCAATCGTTTAGTGAGTTTGCACTACAACAAGCCAAGCAGGTGGCAGAGTATTTTAAAACGCCTGTGAGTGATGAACAGAATGCCCATTGGTTAAGTCTTGCTCAGCAATCGAAACAAAAACAGCACGAAATTGAAGCAGCGGACAGTATGTCATTTAAACAATACCTTGCGGAGTATCTTGTTAAATCGTGA